The following proteins come from a genomic window of Polaribacter dokdonensis:
- the ftsA gene encoding cell division protein FtsA → MEDNKIAVGLDIGTTKIVAMIGRKNEYGKIEVVGIGKAKSLGVKRGVVSNITQTIQSIQQAVDEAESVSGVKIEDVVVGIAGQHIRSLHHSDYITRNNADEVIDEADIEDLVNQVHKLVMLPGEEIIHVLPQEFKVDSQADIKEPIGMYGGRLEANFHVVVGQVSSIRNIGRCVKSAGLDLNEITLEPLASAQAVLSQEEKEAGVALIDIGGGTTDLAIFKDGIIRHTAVIPFGGNVITDDIKEGCSIIEKQAELLKIKFGSAWPGENKETEIVSIPGLRGREPKEITLKNLSKIIHARVQEIIEHVYLEIKNYGHETAKGKLIAGIVLTGGGSQLKHLRQLVEYITGMDARIGYPNEHLAGESDEALSSPSYATAVGLLMEGLEKDIKIEEVEEVLEDIIENTQDDVVIEPEPAPKPTPKKKSFFEKFTEGLKDFLDNAE, encoded by the coding sequence ATGGAAGACAATAAAATAGCTGTTGGTTTAGATATTGGTACAACCAAAATTGTTGCCATGATTGGTCGTAAAAACGAATATGGTAAAATTGAGGTAGTTGGTATTGGTAAAGCAAAAAGTTTAGGTGTAAAACGTGGTGTAGTAAGTAATATCACACAAACAATACAATCTATTCAGCAAGCTGTAGATGAAGCAGAAAGTGTATCTGGTGTAAAAATAGAAGACGTAGTTGTAGGTATTGCTGGGCAACATATTAGAAGTTTACATCATAGTGACTATATCACCAGAAATAATGCAGATGAAGTAATTGACGAAGCTGATATAGAAGATTTAGTAAATCAAGTACACAAACTGGTAATGTTACCAGGAGAAGAAATAATTCATGTTTTACCACAAGAATTTAAAGTAGATTCTCAAGCTGATATTAAAGAGCCAATAGGTATGTATGGAGGTCGTTTAGAAGCAAATTTTCATGTAGTAGTTGGTCAAGTATCTTCAATCAGAAATATTGGTAGATGTGTAAAAAGCGCAGGTTTAGATTTAAATGAAATCACACTAGAACCTTTAGCTTCTGCACAAGCAGTATTAAGTCAAGAAGAAAAAGAAGCAGGTGTTGCTTTAATTGATATTGGAGGAGGAACAACGGATTTGGCCATTTTTAAAGATGGTATCATTAGACACACAGCAGTAATTCCATTTGGGGGTAATGTGATTACAGATGATATTAAAGAAGGTTGCTCAATTATAGAAAAACAAGCAGAGTTATTAAAAATAAAGTTTGGTTCAGCTTGGCCAGGTGAAAACAAAGAAACAGAAATTGTTTCAATTCCAGGTTTAAGAGGCAGAGAGCCAAAAGAAATTACGCTTAAGAATCTATCAAAAATTATACATGCAAGAGTACAAGAAATTATAGAGCATGTGTATTTAGAAATTAAAAATTATGGGCATGAAACTGCCAAAGGAAAATTAATTGCAGGTATTGTCTTAACAGGAGGTGGTTCTCAGTTAAAACATTTACGTCAATTAGTAGAATACATTACTGGTATGGATGCTAGAATTGGATATCCAAATGAACATTTGGCTGGGGAATCTGATGAGGCATTATCTAGTCCTTCTTATGCAACTGCAGTTGGGTTGTTGATGGAAGGTTTAGAAAAAGATATCAAAATAGAAGAAGTAGAAGAGGTTTTAGAAGATATAATAGAAAACACACAAGATGATGTTGTAATAGAGCCTGAACCAGCACCAAAACCAACACCAAAAAAGAAATCTTTTTTCGAGAAATTTACAGAAGGTTTGAAAGATTTTTTAGATAATGCTGAGTAA
- a CDS encoding cell division protein FtsQ/DivIB encodes MKFKRVLKYLFFVVITVSLAFLYSFSSKRNNALEIEEPIIEFNEGETNFLTYSMVNKLLIQNTESIQNQAKSVIDLYVLENNVSKNPYVEKADVFLTIDGRLKSVVKQRQPVARILGAEEVYYIDKQGIKMPLSTNYSSRVLLVSGVNNDDEISEILPLILKIEGDDFLHKEIVGILKSAENEYQFSARSGEYKIDFGNLSEMDIKFKKLKAFYNKTFEDKTIQNYKTINVKYHNQVVCTK; translated from the coding sequence ATGAAGTTTAAAAGAGTTTTAAAATATCTGTTTTTTGTAGTCATAACAGTTAGTTTGGCGTTCTTATACAGTTTTTCTAGTAAACGAAATAACGCTTTAGAAATAGAAGAACCTATTATAGAATTTAATGAAGGAGAGACCAATTTTCTTACATATTCTATGGTTAATAAATTGTTAATACAAAATACAGAAAGTATACAAAACCAAGCAAAATCTGTGATAGATTTATATGTTCTAGAAAATAATGTGTCTAAAAACCCTTATGTAGAAAAAGCAGATGTTTTTTTAACCATAGATGGTAGGCTAAAATCTGTAGTAAAACAGAGGCAACCTGTGGCTCGAATTTTAGGAGCTGAAGAAGTATATTATATTGATAAACAAGGGATAAAAATGCCTTTGTCTACAAATTATTCTTCAAGAGTTTTGTTAGTTTCTGGAGTGAATAATGATGATGAAATTTCAGAAATTCTGCCTTTAATTTTAAAGATTGAAGGAGATGATTTTTTGCATAAAGAAATCGTCGGAATTCTAAAATCTGCCGAAAATGAATACCAATTTTCTGCAAGAAGTGGAGAATATAAAATCGATTTTGGAAATTTATCCGAAATGGATATAAAATTTAAAAAATTAAAAGCGTTTTATAATAAAACATTTGAAGACAAAACAATTCAAAATTATAAAACAATTAATGTAAAATATCACAACCAAGTTGTGTGCACTAAATAA
- the murC gene encoding UDP-N-acetylmuramate--L-alanine ligase: MNLNNIHNIYFIGIGGIGMSAIARYFAAQGKNLAGYDKTPSEITKELEKVGVAIHFIDAVKNIPLAFLDKESTLVVYTPAIPKNSEELNYFKNNKFTILKRAEILGLITKSTFCLAASGTHGKTTTSSILGHIMQPEKATSFLGGIAENYNSNLILGDDKITVVEADEFDRSFLQLSPNIACVTSMDADHLDIYGEASSLEASFIAFTQKVSDTLIVAKGLHLEGLTYAVNEDADYKAYNLRIEQGTYVFDVQTPTNQIKDIVFHLPGKHNVMNALAALAMADVYGVSLENIKKQLSTFKGVKRRFSYRIKTNDFVLIDDYAHHPTELNAVENSIREMYPNEKVLAVFQPHLFSRTKDFIDDFAKALSKFDEVILLDIYPAREEPIPNVTSEWLLSKINIKQKKITEKKNIIKDIKQSSAKVVAMLGAGDIGVLINEVSDHLLKLQKNEV; this comes from the coding sequence GTGAATTTAAATAACATACATAACATTTATTTTATAGGTATTGGTGGCATAGGTATGAGCGCCATTGCAAGATATTTTGCTGCACAAGGTAAAAATTTGGCAGGTTATGATAAAACACCTTCTGAAATAACAAAAGAATTAGAGAAAGTTGGTGTAGCTATTCATTTTATTGATGCTGTAAAAAATATTCCATTAGCATTTTTAGATAAAGAATCAACTTTGGTAGTTTATACACCAGCAATTCCTAAGAATTCAGAGGAATTGAATTATTTTAAAAATAACAAATTTACCATTCTTAAAAGAGCAGAAATACTAGGATTAATTACAAAATCTACTTTTTGTTTGGCAGCTTCAGGTACACATGGTAAAACAACAACATCATCTATTTTAGGACATATTATGCAACCTGAAAAAGCAACTTCTTTTTTAGGTGGAATAGCTGAGAATTATAACTCAAATTTAATTTTGGGTGATGATAAAATTACTGTTGTTGAAGCAGATGAGTTTGATAGATCTTTTCTACAGCTAAGTCCTAATATAGCTTGTGTAACCTCTATGGATGCAGATCATTTAGATATTTATGGAGAAGCATCCTCTTTAGAAGCATCATTTATTGCCTTTACTCAAAAAGTTTCAGACACTTTAATTGTTGCAAAAGGTTTGCATTTAGAAGGCTTAACCTATGCTGTAAATGAAGATGCAGATTATAAGGCTTATAATTTAAGAATTGAGCAAGGTACATATGTTTTTGATGTGCAAACTCCTACCAATCAGATAAAAGATATTGTGTTTCATTTGCCAGGCAAACACAATGTAATGAATGCTTTAGCTGCATTAGCCATGGCCGATGTTTATGGTGTTTCTTTAGAGAATATTAAAAAGCAGTTATCAACATTTAAGGGCGTAAAACGAAGGTTTTCTTATAGAATAAAAACTAATGATTTTGTATTGATAGATGATTATGCTCATCATCCAACAGAATTAAATGCAGTGGAAAATTCTATTAGAGAAATGTATCCTAATGAAAAAGTGTTAGCAGTTTTTCAACCGCATTTATTTTCTAGAACCAAAGATTTTATAGACGATTTTGCAAAAGCGCTTTCTAAATTTGATGAAGTTATTCTGCTAGATATTTATCCTGCAAGAGAAGAACCAATTCCAAATGTAACTTCAGAATGGCTTTTAAGTAAAATAAATATCAAGCAGAAAAAAATAACAGAAAAGAAAAATATTATAAAAGATATTAAACAATCATCTGCAAAAGTGGTTGCAATGTTAGGTGCAGGTGATATAGGTGTATTAATAAATGAGGTTTCAGATCACCTTTTAAAACTACAAAAGAATGAAGTTTAA
- the murG gene encoding undecaprenyldiphospho-muramoylpentapeptide beta-N-acetylglucosaminyltransferase: MKPYNILISGGGTGGHIYPAIAIANELKWRFPDANFLFVGAKDKMEMEKVPQAGYEIEGLWISGIQRKQLAKNLGFPFKMLDSLWKARRIIRKFNPDVAIGTGGFASGPTLIMANRRNIPTLIQEQNSYPGITNRLLGRRANKICVAYDDLNRFFPANKIVKTGNPVRQDLLSIHSKVDEAKAFFHLDTKKKAILVLGGSLGARKINQLIESNLEFLEAQNVQVIWQCGKLYFNEYKKYNDLKHVQVHQFINKMDLAYAASNIIISRAGASSVSELCIVGKPVIFIPSPNVAEDHQTKNAKFIVDRHGAILLKENELDTFKIVFETLLKDEGKQQQLSENINELALPSATRDIVNEVEKLLKK, from the coding sequence ATGAAACCATATAACATACTTATTTCTGGAGGAGGAACAGGTGGTCATATCTATCCTGCAATTGCAATTGCAAACGAATTAAAATGGCGTTTTCCAGATGCTAATTTTCTCTTTGTTGGTGCAAAAGATAAAATGGAGATGGAAAAGGTGCCTCAGGCAGGTTACGAAATAGAAGGATTGTGGATTTCTGGAATACAAAGAAAACAATTGGCTAAGAATTTAGGTTTCCCATTTAAGATGTTAGATAGTCTTTGGAAAGCAAGAAGAATTATAAGAAAGTTTAATCCAGATGTAGCTATAGGTACAGGAGGTTTTGCAAGTGGGCCAACCTTAATTATGGCCAATAGAAGAAACATACCAACCTTAATTCAGGAACAAAATTCTTATCCAGGAATCACTAATAGGTTATTAGGAAGACGTGCAAATAAAATTTGTGTTGCTTACGATGATTTAAATCGATTTTTCCCAGCAAATAAAATTGTAAAAACAGGGAATCCTGTTCGTCAAGATTTGCTAAGTATTCACTCTAAAGTGGATGAAGCTAAAGCGTTTTTTCACTTAGATACAAAGAAGAAAGCAATTTTAGTTTTAGGAGGTAGTTTAGGTGCACGTAAAATAAATCAACTTATAGAAAGTAACCTAGAGTTTCTAGAAGCACAGAATGTTCAAGTTATTTGGCAATGTGGAAAATTATATTTTAATGAATATAAAAAGTACAATGATTTAAAGCATGTTCAAGTTCATCAGTTTATCAATAAAATGGACTTGGCTTATGCAGCTTCAAATATTATAATTTCTAGAGCAGGTGCAAGTTCTGTGTCTGAATTATGCATTGTGGGTAAACCAGTAATATTTATTCCTTCACCAAATGTGGCAGAAGATCATCAAACTAAAAATGCCAAATTTATTGTAGATAGACATGGAGCTATTTTGTTAAAAGAAAATGAGTTAGATACTTTTAAAATTGTTTTTGAAACCTTGTTAAAAGATGAAGGTAAACAACAACAATTGTCAGAAAACATAAATGAACTGGCCCTACCAAGTGCAACAAGAGATATTGTTAACGAAGTAGAAAAATTATTAAAGAAGTGA
- a CDS encoding FtsW/RodA/SpoVE family cell cycle protein, producing MKTVFNHIKGDKTIWAIVAILAIFSFMPVYSASTNLVYVVGSGSTLGYLVKHMVLLIMGFGIIYGVHKIPYRYFSGGSVLMLPIVFVLLIFTMMQGTTIGGANASRWIRIPFVGIGFQTSTLAGLVLMVYVARYLAKNKEKQINFKESFLQLWLPVGAILMLILPANFSTTAIIFAMILMVTFIGGYPLKYLGLILGAGILMLAFFVLIAKAFPDAMPNRVQTWQSRIENFSDADNKEAYQVEKAKIAIATGGPIGVGPGKSVQKNFLPQSSSDFIFAIIIEEYGLVGGVIIATIYFLLLFRIFVVIRKTTTIFGTLLVIGVGCPIIFQAIINMAVATNLFPVTGQTLPLISSGGTSIWMTCFALGMILSVSASKQETEEDILDDNPLDILHETI from the coding sequence TTGAAAACAGTATTTAATCATATTAAAGGAGATAAAACCATTTGGGCTATTGTAGCTATTTTGGCAATATTTTCTTTTATGCCAGTTTATAGCGCAAGCACAAACTTGGTGTATGTGGTTGGTTCTGGTTCAACTTTAGGTTATTTAGTAAAACACATGGTTTTACTAATTATGGGCTTTGGAATTATTTACGGAGTTCATAAAATTCCTTATCGTTATTTTTCTGGAGGCTCTGTGCTTATGCTTCCAATAGTTTTTGTGCTGTTAATATTTACAATGATGCAAGGCACAACCATTGGTGGTGCAAATGCAAGTAGATGGATTCGTATTCCATTTGTAGGTATTGGTTTTCAAACATCAACGCTTGCAGGTTTAGTGTTAATGGTTTATGTAGCAAGATATTTGGCAAAGAATAAAGAAAAGCAAATCAACTTTAAAGAAAGCTTTCTGCAACTGTGGTTACCTGTAGGAGCTATATTAATGCTAATTTTACCAGCAAACTTCTCAACAACAGCTATTATTTTTGCAATGATTTTAATGGTAACCTTTATTGGTGGTTATCCTTTAAAATACTTAGGTTTAATACTTGGTGCTGGTATTTTGATGTTAGCTTTTTTTGTGTTGATAGCAAAAGCATTTCCTGATGCAATGCCTAACAGAGTGCAAACTTGGCAAAGTAGAATAGAGAATTTTTCTGATGCTGATAATAAAGAAGCGTATCAAGTAGAAAAGGCCAAAATTGCAATAGCAACTGGTGGTCCAATTGGTGTTGGGCCAGGAAAGAGTGTACAGAAAAACTTTTTACCTCAATCATCTTCAGATTTTATTTTTGCTATTATTATAGAAGAATATGGTTTGGTAGGTGGTGTAATTATTGCTACTATATACTTTCTCTTACTCTTTAGAATATTTGTTGTCATTAGAAAAACAACAACAATTTTTGGAACATTGCTTGTAATTGGTGTGGGTTGTCCTATCATTTTTCAAGCGATAATTAATATGGCAGTTGCCACAAATTTGTTTCCAGTTACAGGTCAAACTTTACCATTAATAAGTAGTGGAGGTACCTCTATTTGGATGACATGTTTTGCATTAGGAATGATTCTTAGTGTGAGTGCTTCTAAACAAGAAACAGAAGAAGATATTTTAGATGATAACCCTTTAGATATATTGCATGAAACCATATAA
- the murD gene encoding UDP-N-acetylmuramoyl-L-alanine--D-glutamate ligase: MKHQKNTEKSILNYLGENGFLVILGGGESGVGTAILGKQKGYKVFLSDKGAITKEYKKVLLHHQIDFEENQHSETKILEADVVMKSPGIPDTVPLVQKLVENAIPVISEIEFAAAFTKATMVGITGSNGKTTTTLLTHHILKNAGLHVGAAGNIGDSFAMQVAENYYDNYVLEISSFQLDGITNFKPHIAILTNITPDHLDRYNYDFQNYINSKFKITKNQEKTDYLIYDADDDVITNWLKENKTEAKLVPFSIEKELEYGAFIKDNNITINIQKDIFHMPISSLSIKGKHNTKNAMAATMAAQLLKVRKDSIKESLSNFEGAEHRLENVAKIKDVNYINDSKATNVNATFYALECMDQQTIWIVGGVDKGNDYTDLLPLVREKVKAIVCLGIDNEKIKNTFGNVIETIVETAGAEEAVKVSHKLAERGDAVLLSPACASFDLFQNYEDRGRQFKKAVRNL, translated from the coding sequence ATGAAGCATCAAAAAAATACAGAAAAATCAATCTTAAATTATTTAGGAGAGAATGGGTTTTTGGTGATTCTTGGAGGAGGAGAAAGTGGAGTAGGTACAGCCATTTTGGGAAAACAAAAAGGGTATAAAGTTTTTCTTTCTGATAAGGGAGCAATAACCAAAGAGTACAAAAAAGTTCTTTTACATCATCAAATAGATTTTGAAGAAAATCAACACTCAGAAACTAAAATTTTAGAAGCTGATGTTGTCATGAAAAGTCCTGGAATTCCAGATACAGTTCCTTTAGTTCAAAAGTTAGTTGAAAATGCAATTCCAGTAATTTCTGAAATTGAATTTGCAGCAGCTTTTACCAAGGCAACTATGGTAGGTATAACAGGTTCAAATGGTAAAACAACAACAACATTGTTAACGCATCATATTTTAAAAAATGCAGGTTTACATGTTGGTGCTGCAGGTAATATTGGAGATAGTTTTGCAATGCAAGTTGCTGAAAATTATTATGATAATTATGTATTAGAAATAAGTAGTTTTCAATTAGATGGAATTACAAATTTTAAACCACATATTGCCATTTTAACCAATATTACTCCAGATCATTTAGATAGATATAATTATGATTTTCAGAATTATATAAACTCAAAATTTAAAATTACAAAGAATCAAGAAAAGACTGATTATTTAATTTACGACGCAGATGATGACGTAATTACAAATTGGTTAAAAGAGAATAAAACAGAAGCAAAATTAGTGCCATTTTCAATAGAAAAAGAATTGGAATATGGTGCATTTATAAAAGACAATAACATCACAATCAATATACAAAAAGATATATTTCATATGCCAATATCATCATTATCAATAAAGGGGAAACACAATACAAAAAATGCAATGGCAGCAACAATGGCAGCTCAATTGCTTAAGGTTAGAAAAGATTCCATAAAAGAAAGTTTATCAAATTTTGAAGGTGCAGAACATCGTTTAGAAAATGTAGCTAAAATTAAAGATGTTAATTATATCAACGATTCTAAAGCAACAAACGTAAATGCAACTTTTTATGCTTTAGAATGCATGGATCAGCAAACAATTTGGATTGTTGGTGGTGTAGATAAAGGAAATGACTATACAGATTTATTGCCTTTGGTTAGAGAAAAAGTAAAAGCAATTGTTTGTTTAGGTATAGATAATGAGAAAATAAAAAATACGTTTGGTAACGTAATTGAAACCATTGTAGAAACTGCAGGTGCAGAAGAAGCAGTTAAAGTTTCTCATAAATTAGCGGAAAGAGGAGATGCAGTTTTATTATCACCTGCTTGTGCAAGTTTTGATTTATTTCAAAATTATGAAGACAGAGGTCGTCAATTCAAAAAAGCAGTAAGAAACTTATAA
- the mraY gene encoding phospho-N-acetylmuramoyl-pentapeptide-transferase, with the protein MLYYFFQYLDTQFSIPGAGVFQFITFRAAAAFILSLLISSIYGKRIINFLRKQQVGETVRDLGLEGQKQKSGTPTMGGIIIILATLIPAILLAKLDNIYIIILLITTVWMGFIGFLDDYIKVFKKDKAGLSGKFKVLGQVGLGVIVGSMLYFNEGVTIKEQLPIEQQIIQENGRKQVFGEAHKSTKTTVPFFKDNELEYSKALSFFGDGYEKYGWIVFIFITVFIVTGISNGANLTDGIDGLAAGSSAIIVITLAVFAWVSGNIIFADYLDVMYIPNSGEMTVFILAFAGALIGFLWYNTYPAQVFMGDTGSLTIGGIIAVIAISIRKELLLPILAGIFVIENLSVIMQVSWFKYTRKKYGEGRRIFKMSPLHHHYQKLSYHESKIVVRFWIVGILLAVFTIVTLKLR; encoded by the coding sequence ATGCTGTATTATTTTTTCCAATATTTAGATACCCAGTTTAGCATTCCAGGTGCAGGTGTATTTCAGTTTATTACATTTAGAGCAGCTGCAGCGTTTATTCTGTCTCTTTTAATTTCGTCTATTTATGGTAAACGAATAATTAATTTTTTAAGAAAACAGCAAGTAGGAGAAACAGTAAGAGATTTAGGTTTAGAAGGTCAAAAACAAAAATCTGGGACACCAACAATGGGTGGTATCATAATAATTTTAGCCACTCTTATTCCTGCAATTTTACTAGCTAAGTTAGATAATATTTACATCATCATTTTACTAATTACCACAGTTTGGATGGGTTTTATTGGTTTTCTAGATGATTATATAAAGGTTTTCAAAAAAGATAAAGCAGGTTTAAGTGGTAAGTTTAAAGTGTTGGGGCAAGTTGGTTTAGGAGTAATTGTAGGTTCAATGCTATATTTTAACGAAGGTGTAACTATCAAAGAACAATTACCAATTGAGCAACAAATTATTCAAGAAAATGGTAGAAAGCAAGTTTTTGGAGAAGCACATAAATCTACCAAAACAACAGTGCCATTTTTTAAAGACAATGAGCTAGAGTATTCTAAAGCCTTAAGTTTTTTTGGTGATGGATATGAAAAATATGGATGGATTGTTTTCATTTTTATTACAGTATTTATTGTAACTGGTATTTCTAATGGAGCAAATTTAACAGATGGAATTGATGGTTTAGCAGCAGGTTCATCAGCAATAATTGTAATTACACTCGCTGTTTTTGCCTGGGTTTCTGGTAACATCATTTTCGCAGATTATTTAGATGTCATGTACATTCCTAATTCTGGTGAAATGACTGTTTTTATCCTAGCTTTTGCAGGAGCTTTAATTGGTTTTTTATGGTATAACACATATCCTGCTCAGGTTTTCATGGGTGATACAGGTAGTTTAACTATTGGAGGAATCATTGCAGTTATAGCCATTTCAATTCGTAAAGAATTGTTGTTGCCAATTTTAGCAGGAATTTTTGTTATTGAGAATTTATCTGTAATCATGCAAGTTTCTTGGTTTAAGTACACACGTAAAAAATATGGTGAAGGAAGAAGAATTTTTAAAATGTCTCCTTTACATCACCACTATCAAAAGCTAAGTTATCACGAAAGTAAAATTGTAGTGCGTTTTTGGATTGTAGGAATTCTATTAGCAGTATTTACAATAGTAACATTAAAATTAAGGTAA
- a CDS encoding UDP-N-acetylmuramoyl-L-alanyl-D-glutamate--2,6-diaminopimelate ligase has product MKNLQDILYKVAIKQVFGNTNIEVNELVFDSRKVGKGDVFIAQKGVNVDGHLYVDKAIALGAKAIICEGFSFDRKEGVTYVRVSDANEALAIMASNFYENPSTKFPIVGVTGTNGKTTIASLLYQLFTKAGYKVGLLSTVKILVGDKEYKATHTTPDSVTINSYLDMMLEAGVEYCFMEVSSHGIHQKRTEGLSFAGGIFTNLSHDHLDYHKDFAEYRNVKKKFFDELPKSAFALTNIDDKNGSFMLQNTQAKKYSYALKTMADFKVKILEKQLSGTLISIDNTEVWTKLIGVFNIYNLTAIIATAELLGLEKLEILTIVSQLESVNGRFEYVISDDGVTAIVDYAHTPDALKNVLETINDIRTNNEKVITVVGCGGDRDKTKRPRMAHIAAHLSNQAIFTSDNPRTEDPQSILDEMEAGISPEHYNKTLTIINRQQAIKTACKLSDAGDIILIAGKGHESYQEINGVRTHFKDLEEVTNCFNQLKKK; this is encoded by the coding sequence CTGAAGAATTTACAAGACATATTGTATAAAGTAGCCATTAAGCAAGTATTTGGTAACACAAATATTGAGGTGAATGAGCTCGTTTTCGATTCAAGGAAAGTGGGTAAAGGTGATGTGTTTATTGCTCAAAAAGGAGTAAATGTAGATGGTCATTTATATGTAGATAAGGCAATTGCTTTAGGAGCAAAAGCTATTATTTGCGAAGGTTTTTCTTTTGATAGAAAAGAGGGTGTTACCTACGTAAGAGTTTCAGATGCTAATGAAGCATTAGCAATTATGGCGTCTAACTTTTATGAAAATCCATCAACAAAATTTCCTATAGTTGGTGTTACAGGTACTAATGGAAAAACGACTATAGCTTCATTATTATATCAACTATTTACAAAGGCAGGTTACAAAGTTGGTTTGCTTTCTACAGTAAAAATATTGGTAGGAGATAAGGAGTATAAAGCTACCCATACAACACCAGATTCTGTTACTATAAACAGCTATTTAGATATGATGTTAGAGGCAGGTGTAGAGTATTGTTTTATGGAAGTAAGTTCTCATGGAATCCATCAAAAGAGAACAGAAGGTCTGAGTTTTGCAGGTGGAATTTTCACCAATCTGTCTCATGATCATTTAGATTATCATAAGGATTTTGCAGAATACAGAAATGTAAAAAAGAAGTTTTTTGATGAATTGCCAAAATCTGCTTTTGCACTAACCAATATAGATGATAAAAATGGCAGCTTTATGTTGCAAAATACACAAGCTAAAAAATACAGCTATGCTTTAAAAACAATGGCTGATTTTAAAGTTAAGATTTTAGAAAAGCAATTATCAGGTACCTTAATTTCTATTGATAATACAGAGGTTTGGACAAAATTAATTGGAGTTTTTAATATCTACAATCTTACAGCAATTATTGCAACTGCAGAGTTATTAGGTTTGGAGAAGCTAGAAATTTTAACGATCGTAAGTCAGTTAGAAAGTGTAAATGGTCGTTTTGAATATGTTATTTCTGATGATGGAGTTACAGCAATTGTAGATTATGCTCATACACCAGATGCATTAAAAAATGTTTTAGAAACTATAAATGATATCAGAACCAATAACGAAAAAGTAATTACGGTTGTTGGTTGTGGAGGTGATAGAGATAAAACTAAAAGACCTAGAATGGCACACATAGCTGCTCATTTAAGTAATCAAGCCATTTTTACTTCAGACAATCCAAGAACTGAAGATCCACAAAGTATTTTAGATGAAATGGAAGCAGGTATTTCTCCTGAACATTACAACAAAACACTTACAATAATTAATAGACAGCAAGCCATAAAAACAGCTTGTAAGTTATCAGATGCTGGAGATATTATTTTAATTGCTGGTAAAGGTCATGAAAGTTATCAAGAAATAAATGGGGTTCGTACTCATTTTAAGGATCTAGAAGAAGTTACTAATTGTTTTAATCAACTTAAAAAGAAGTAG